The following are from one region of the Lytechinus variegatus isolate NC3 chromosome 4, Lvar_3.0, whole genome shotgun sequence genome:
- the LOC121414340 gene encoding uncharacterized protein LOC121414340, which yields MPVSLSVWRARIGTYMRRKPKVYDYFYYLRRYVYGLKLIEKAKKAAEHSKENDKGNRQKSSFNVFSTGEIGKTSNAKSCQTPPSNDVNLNVTQTESSSDSAVNSNEVGTCSQPGYVGNNGSSGHTKSPDHIAQDGSQCADGRTLGTHSTSPIKKRSTSVPDPSDTKPTKPCDLDELDLRYITIHRESHANLNNSTQIREQDQGGGTSEVYSQVATHFAGHQDGGKQEKEISNPFTSEIDNQSFPVSQLDKSNNAEHTLCPREIAELCGAPISSVSRPRSPSRGSDETQRNLFSSGMINVFLQRSGDVEQNPGPNTQPGNLTEFELHLLADGMDPSDFRKVGLALGFTEAQLSRFKEDNIGNIMQATYKMLYEWLKTVRDSEARETLSNKLKDIGLVQLADSVQKGKAGDHIPSMTEDEFQQVINEVKKYSAIHHCQIQADPLNSDLLLEFNRIFTNLTLMEEDKGTKRKRPLLYEDLLKTKVNGVFPHRLLVEGEGGVGKTTLCAKIVWDWIHGAGYQDFKLVLLVILREVKDKTIGEIIKSYLPDDNAVTAMQLNKYVFSHQTDVLLVLDGFDEFAGNLDSCYQIALIILNRLFKSGKVVITSRRWRSDEIRKKTELRRLYAFIAVEGFSDENLSSYVIKFFHPDTISAEDLNRFISINDVIRENMAPYPIYTAMLCIMWKEFDGARRIAMSKLQTFSQLINEMVQFLVDHYLSKLGLSAVDTKWRVQRAEILLHLSNIGCLAFQGLMERRLVFTEQEFKSWPGCVTIGCQVGVLTKQAPILQRRSRMYHAHSADSSVQFPHKLFQEYLSGMYLASLHDSNRSMYDRLMKDIVRKAREFRELLYFTSAQQKEVGLDIITRLIATTRSMEYGRTDDDYIADVAYESQDQTVAKAVADHLSTSSSNTLEIKEWMQAHTVSGHIFIMYHRKVKNLEIVKPCGRTASEDLAEFMCSSNTLSSVTIRMPRGRADAHMHDVFYSVLARNATDTKIERLIINYIDLSQCQSASRDLGQFICKMPHLRELNLVSYHNCPKYHDEFYSTLSSLASSAK from the exons ATGCCTGTCTCTCTCAGTGTTTGGCGTGCCAGGATCGGCACGTACATGCGCCGTAAGCCGAAAGTATAtgactacttctactacctGAGGAGGTATGTTTACGGtcttaaattaattgaaaaggCGAAGAAAGCAGCTGAACActcaaaagaaaatgacaaaggCAATCGCCAAAAATCGTCTTTCAATGTCTTTTCAACTGGTGAAATTGGCAAAACTAGTAACGCAAAATCTTGCCAAACTCCGCCTTCTAACGATGTAAACCTGAATGTCACTCAAACTGAATCTTCAAGTGACAGTGCAGTCAATAGTAACGAAGTGGGAACATGTTCTCAGCCTGGTTACGTCGGGAACAATGGCTCTTCGGGTCATACCAAAAGCCCAGATCACATCGCTCAGGATGGGTCTCAGTGTGCTGATGGTCGTACACTTGGAACACACTCAACAAGTCCAATCAAGAAGAGATCCACTTCTGTCCCTGATCCTTCTGACACCAAACCTACCAAGCCATGTGACCTAGACGAGTTGGACCTGAGATACATAACTATTCATCGCGAATCACATGCTAACCTCAACAATTCAACTCAAATACGTGAACAAGACCAAGGTGGTGGCACATCGGAGGTATATTCACAAGTAGCTACACACTTCGCTGGCCATCAAGATGGCGGCAAGCAGGAAAAGGAGATATCGAACCCTTTTACCTCTGAGATAGATAACCAATCTTTTCCTGTTTCTCAACTGGATAAATCTAACAACGCTGAACACACATTGTGCCCGAGG GAGATTGCAGAGCTTTGTGGAGCACCAATATCTTCAGTCAGTAGACCACGTTCACCTAGCAGGGGATCAGATGAAACACAAAGGAATTTATTCTCTTCTGGTATGATCAACGTATTCCTCCAGAGGTCCGGTGACGTAGAGCAAAATCCTGGTCCAAATACCCa GCCTGGGAATCTAACTGAGTTCGAACTCCATCTCCTTGCTGACGGTATGGATCCATCAGACTTCAGGAAGGTTGGACTAGCTTTAGGATTCACTGAGGCTCAACTAAGTCGATTCAAGGAAGACAACATTGGGAACATAATGCAAGCTACCTATAAGATGCTTTATGAATGGCTGAAGACAGTACGAGATAGTGAGGCGAGGGAGACACTGTCCAACAAGTTAAAAGACATCGGTCTGGTACAGCTTGCCGACAGTGTACAGAAAG GTAAGGCCGGAGATCACATACCATCCATGACGGAAGATGAATTCCAACAGGTCATCAACGAGGTCAAGAAGTATTCGGCCATTCACCACTGTCAAATTCAAGCCGATCCACTGAACAGCGACCTTCTACTTGAATTTAATCGGATTTTCACGAATTTGACTTTGATGGAAGAAGATAAGGGAACAAAGCGTAAGAGACCGTTACTCTACGAAGACCTACTAAAGACCAAGGTAAACGGGGTCTTTCCTCATCGCTTGTTGGTTGAAGGTGAAGGTGGTGTGGGGAAGACAACTCTCTGTGCAAAGATCGTTTGGGACTGGATACATGGAGCAGGTTACCAAGATTTCAAACTGGTACTTCTCGTCATCCTTCGTGAAGTAAAGGATAAGACTATTGGAGAGATTATAAAGTCCTACCTCCCAGACGACAATGCGGTTACGGCCATGCAGCTAAACAAGTATGTCTTTTCCCATCAGACAGACGTCCTTCTCGTTCTGGACGGTTTTGACGAGTTTGCTGGCAATCTTGATAGCTGTTACCAAATCGCCTTAATCATCCTGAATCGGCTGTTTAAGTCAGGGAAAGTAGTAATCACATCAAGACGATGGAGATCAGATGAGATACGGAAGAAAACAGAACTTAGAAGGCTGTATGCATTCATTGCTGTGGAAGGTTTCTCTGATGAGAATCTCTCTTCCTACGTCATCAAGTTCTTCCATCCAGACACAATTTCGGCTGAAGATTTGAATCGATTCATATCGATTAATGATGTGATCAGAGAGAACATGGCTCCATACCCCATATACACAGCTATGCTGTGTATCATGTGGAAAGAATTCGATGGAGCTCGTCGCATAGCAATGTCGaaattacaaacattttctCAGCTCATTAATGAGATGGTCCAATTCTTGGTCGATCATTACCTCTCAAAGCTCGGTCTGTCCGCAGTAGACACGAAATGGCGTGTACAGCGTGCAGAAATACTTCTCCATCTATCCAACATCGGTTGTCTTGCTTTCCAGGGGCTCATGGAAAGGCGATTGGTGTTCACTGAACAAGAGTTCAAGAGCTGGCCCGGGTGTGTGACAATAGGTTGTCAAGTTGGAGTACTCACTAAACAAGCACCGATCCTTCAGAGGAGAAGCAGAATGTATCACGCACATTCCGCAGACTCATCTGTGCAGTTTCCCCATAAGCTGTTTCAGGAGTATCTATCAGGGATGTATCTTGCATCTCTTCATGACTCAAACAGAAGCATGTACGATAGGTTGATGAAGGATATAGTCAGAAAAGCAAGGGAATTCCGGGAGCTTCTGTACTTCACATCGGCTCAACAGAAGGAGGTCGGATTGGATATCATAACTCGTCTAATAGCAACAACACGGTCAATGGAATATGGGCGTACCGATGATGACTACATTGCTGATGTAGCATATGAGAGTCAAGACCAAACAGTGGCCAAAGCTGTGGCAGATCATCTATCGACTTCATCCAGCAACACACTTGAGATCAAGGAGTGGATGCAGGCCCACACAGTATCAGGGCATATCTTCATCATGTATCATCGGAAAGTG AAAAATCTGGAAATTGTAAAGCCGTGTGGACGGACTGCTTCAGAGGACCTGGCTGAATTCATGTGCTCCTCAAACACCCTGAGCTCTGTGACGATCCGTATGCCTAGAGGCAGAGCGGATGCACACATGCATGATGTGTTCTACTCTGTGCTTGCTCGGAACGCCACTGATACAAAG